GCGACTTTACTGGGCAAACTTAAGactgcaatgtctttaaaggcaaaatcGTCTATTTGCTAAAattgcagattaatacatttaccctcaggtttTGAAGATAATTTGTTTTCTTTGAAGAACTTAAGAGTCCACtcaattattttgtttcattCCCTCCTATTGATAATATATTATGGTCTACAATCATTTTTATCCATTTTTCTGTGGCCTAATGCAATATCTGTGGAGCTGTAGACCCCAAAGCCGCCACCAATCCAGGTGCCCGGTGATCAGCCTCCTCCCAAAGACATATGGTCAAATATGGTGAGAGTGCTGTATAATGACCCTGAGATGGTCCTGTGAGATCCTTCTTATTACTACCAGGTTACTGGCATAGGCAGGAGTGAGTATGACCGAAGTGAGTATGAGTATGAGCGTGGGAGCACAAACTACAAGGTCAAGAAAGAATTGACCCTAACACTGAAATGCTCTGTCTGATGTTTTGGGGGGATGGGGTGAGTGACGGCAGTGCGACCTCTAGTGCGTGGCCCCCTCCCATATGGTGCAGAACACCAGGGGCCACATCGCAGCCGCGATCACGATACCAGTTCCACTACTGGCTTCTAAGCTGCACTAAAAGTTATAATAAGAGTTGTAACATTTTAATGATTAACATTTTCTGtctgttaatttatttattattatttatttatgtagcgccaatcatattatgtatgactgtacagagaatatgtgatCATCCGCGTTAATTTTGgcacaagccaattaacctacccgtatGACTGGACTGTGGAAGAAAACatacgcaaacacggagagaacatacaacctccacacatgTATGGCTATGGTCAGAATGGAACGCATAACTCCAgcactgtaaggcagcaatgctaaccactgagccaccgtgctgcctagtgGTTTCATTTAGAACTGCTATGTTCtaatgtaatgaaatattaaGGGGAGATCTCAGACTTCTTTCTTTTCACATTGAATTGATAAGTACAAAAAGCTTGATAAACTGTTTCGCTAGTTAGTGAGTAGTTCTGCTGTTTCCATTTATAGCAACTGCGGAATATTCTGACTCTCTATTCTCCGATCAGCCGGGTTTCTGGAGAATTAATCAGTCTGTGTATTTTCAGAGTATTTTACAGAAGGAGGATGTGAACTGCATTTGTGTTGACTGGAGCGGAGGATCGAGCGCTATCTATAACCAGGCAGTAAACAATGTCCAAGTCGTGGGGGCAGAAATCTCCTGTTTTATTAACGTTACCCTGGTATGTACACAATGAGgtactttgtattttgtttgtattctggggataaataatgaaatgtgcAGACTAGATAGATCATTTGGTTATTGTCAGCATTCGGACCAAAACTTCAAATGTACTTTTTGGTTGAGTTTAAACTGTTATACTAGAACACAGAACTCTACTTACCTCAGTGCCACCGTACTCCACAATGACATCACACAGTGTCAAATGTATACTACTGAAATCCTCTGTGCTGCTGCCACAGCACAGAGGATTTTGGATTTTGGATTGCTCACTCATCCAAAAGTGGTCAATCATGCTGAATAGTTGTATCTCAGTAATAAACTAGAATACAggaactttaataaaaaaaagatcccGTTTATGCTGCAGAGTAAGACCCTAACCCCAACAACTGGGAACTAATGACCCTTCATTCTAGGGGTTACACCTTAGAACAGTTTCCAATAGATCCTTATGAAGCAGTAATGATGGACAAGAGGATCGAGCAGACAGAGGTCAGGGTCCATCAGCCTTTAATACATTTCTGTCAATACAGTAACTTGCTTAGTAGGTTAGATACACTCCCCAGCAGTGTGCATCTAATTCAAGCAGAATCTTATTTTAAAGTGCTCCAAGTCTGCCCCCTAATGCTGTGCCGTCTGCCCAATGACCACTGCTTTTAAACCCCTGCCACTGATGTTGGGATTATGGGAAAATATTGGGGGTTGAGCATATATACAGGACTGTGTTTGATCCTTCAGCTTCAGAGAACAGTCTTCTCTTGCAGGCGCCATTAGATACACCCTCCCAGAGAGTCTACCTAACCTACTAAGAAAATAAGACAGAGAAATATCTCTAATAAAAATAGTCTATAAATCTTTCTAGATGAGGTTACACACTGTCCTTTTCATCCCAAGCAGAAGGTATAATAatacaaaggggtctatttatcaaggggtgaagagccaaaatgATAGCGTAAAAACGCCAGCAAAAGGCTTTTTCACTGCATTTAGATATCTAAGAAAGGGTTAACACCATAGAAATCCGACCGTCACCCCATTGATGAACCTTACCGCTCCTCATACACTAACAGCGCTAGTCAGTTTATTAAGTTGTGAAATGCACAGTTCCGCCAGCTCAGGATGACGATACATTTCTTCAACAATGGGATCCTTTGAAGTGCATTGCGGAGGCTGCCTGGCAATAGCAAGGAACCTTCGTGGAGGACGGAGGCTTTGGCCGGTGCGGTTTGCAGCGATACATATTGATTGTCACCGCAGAGTGTTAATAAAACTGACCACATAGAATGAAGTGACCGCTGAGTGTGGAACGTAGATGCTTTGTGACTATAGTCAGTATTCTGTTTTATCTCATTAGGATCATTTTAACGCCTCCCTGTCTAAAATACACCTCATCGGGCACAGCCTGGGGGCACATGTCGTCGGTGAAGCTGGAAAGAGAAGACCCAGGATTGCAAGAATAATaggtcatttctgttgatgaataATTTACGTTTTTGAGCCTTGGTTTGTATTAGATGACGGAAACAACCAGTCTtaatataatatatcatcatcatcatcatcattatttatttatatagcgccaacatattccgtagcgctttacaattggggacaaacataataaactaataaacaaactgggtaaaacagacaaagaggtgagaaggctgctcgcaagcttacaatctatgggacaatgggagattgacacatgaggttaagtctacattttgcattttggcccagccagactgcaaaggtaaaagtaactcataagctaaatgatcctgtcacacaacaatgttggtcagggggtagttgtcttgtgtgaaattgtgtaacaggcggtaacaggctaaaggtagtgaggttaagagggtggttgaggaatattataagcttgtctgaataggtaggttttcagagaatgctttaaagtttgtagaccagaggagagtcttattgtgcgagggagagagttccatagagtgggtgcagcccgaaaaaagtcctgtaatcgggaatgggaggatatagtgaaggtggatgagagacgcagatcttgtgtagaatggagttgccgagttgtgagatattttgagacaagagaggagatgtatgttggtgcagctttgttgatggccttgtaggttagtaaaagtattttatattggattcggtagaagacagacAACCAGTGTAGATTTTATATTGTATAGCAGAACAACCGGGTCAATCTAACAATGAGCGATAAGGATATCCCCCGTCCTTCCCATATAACAAAGGGTAAGATTGACAAGTATCTCCGGATGGCAATAACaaatgaaaattatgaaaaaattgCTTTAGTCATtgactaaaacatattttaacgtgtaaagattttttttaaaatatgttttatctatttttatttctttattagtgGGCACAGCCTATAGACATTTCTGAGGTCACTAATACATGCATGTAAAAAAATTACAGTAatgtttttacactgcaatttagagttgagttagGACACGCCCCTCACGCACATTTGCCCCCCTGCAGTCCATTATGATTTTGACAAGGTGCAAGTTTGCTTTTAAGTCTAAATGAGGACCACAGAATGCATCCCCATTCAAAGTTGTAGGGCTCATTTATTAACGGAATAAAACCCCTATtgaggggggcgggggggttcACAAGTGACTATTTCTCACTTCAACTCTTTTTGCCCTATAATAGCTGCTGATTTTCTCCATTTTCCATTATCTCAGCATGTATCTGACCAATGGAGTTTATTCCCTACAGGTCTGGACGCAGCAGGCCCGTATTTCGAAGGAACCCCAGCGGAAGTTAGCCTGGACCCTACTGATGCCAATTTTGTTGTCGGTATCCACACAAATACAGGTACTGTATTTGTTTGTTTAGCAACTTTAACTAAAACTATTTGATACATTGCATTGGAAAATTATCTGTACTGTCTTCTATTTTCTTTAGTAGCAAAACTTTAATTATTCATCCAAAATTATTGagataaataaattacaatatctTCCTAGCACTAGTTTATttacagcagacattttaaatctCATTTAATTGCTGAAGCTTTATAAACAGAATATTTACCATATAATTGTATTTACTGTCCTTGTACGCAGGCAGTTTCCAGTAAGAAAAGTCTGTgtgtctgattcattaatgagagcaaaaaaaggagtaaatttgcactttggcaaaaccatgttacattggagggggatgtaaatttaacatgtggggacagatttatagttggggtagggcctgtcctggatcagctttaaatttcagtgtaaaaataaagctttcaagtatttgtgtgttacatgaaaaatcagccagtatttaaaaataataaactaatttgcaccccttgcattgaaacatggtttgtccaggagacaaatTAATCCACtttatttctttactttccttaatgaatcaggccctgggagTCTCCATCTGATTTGCTGTATAAACTTGGCAGATATAAATAGAGGTTTATATTGTGGTTAATTTCACTGTAAAACATTGTATATTACTATTTACATGTTACTATGTATACATACCATGCATTCATTTATGTAAAAATAGCATTATACTGTGTGTGTCAATTATATTTCAGCTATTATTGGGATAAAGCAATTAGTTGGTCACATAGATTTCTTTCTAAATGGAGGAGAACGCATGCCGGGATGTAGCGGACAACAGCTTACTGATATCTTCAAAGCCCCTACACTGGTCACCGGTAATTACagaatgtgttttaaaacaaGTTGTTTAAATGGTCACTTCTatagaagaaatatatatatatttttttaaaaaagttttattgatCAACAGAGgagatacagaaaaagaaaagggaCCAAATCCCAGGCTTCAAAGTACATACATCAGTTACATTACAGATAAGTTCAGATCAGCAGTATAAACGTATTACACAAATAAACAGGAAAGAAAGCAGTGGGAGAAGTCTGTTTAGAACTAAGCTAATTGTGTGGCAGAAGAGGTGCCGGATAGAGTAAGGGGAAGGACCAGGAGAAAAGAGGAAAGGATAAAAGGGGATGGGGGGGACTTGTTAGTACAGGAGAAGATAGCAAAGGTAACatgataaataaatagtaaaagacTCAATGGAGAAAAACAAATTTCTCGAAACATTTAgtacatataatacattgtaATACATTCGGTAATGAGTTGTGAGGAGGCAAAATAGTCTCTCCAGAAAGGAATAATTTTAGGACAGCTCCACCAAACGTGAGACAGGGAACCCCGATGACCCCAATTACGCCAGCAGAGATCCGATGCCGTTGGATGAATAGCCTTCAGTCTGGAATGCACCAAATACCAGCAAAATAAAGGTTTATAAGAAATTTCCGTTATCTGAGCGCAGATTGAGGATTTAGCAACTCAGCCATATCCTCCTCCCAATGTATCTCATGTGATTCCTTATCAGGTAGGTTGTTATTCATCAGTAAAGAATAGAAAGTGGATATTAGACCTCTAGAGGATGATCTATTaagacaaacattttctagagGGGATGGACAGCAAGGGACACGTGGGTCAATCTGATTGTTAAAAAGATGCcgaatttgtaaatattgacgAAAAGTAAAAGACGGGAGGTGTAGATGATCACGGAGCTCAGGGAAGGTCGGGAAGAATCCCATCGGGACTACATCAGGTAAATAGATAAGCTTATGTTTTGTCCAATGAGCAAAACATTTGGGATTGGTTCCAGGTAGAAATGAAGGATTGTTCCATAAGGGGAACATTCGTTTAGGATTGTCTATATGCTTGAAGGTGTACGAACAGAATTTCCAAATTTAAAGTGAGAAGCGCACTGTAGGAGGGAGCGTGTGGAGAGGGGGACTGGTATTTTGGTTGAAGCAAAAATAAAGTGCTAGGAGACAACATCCGAAGAAGATCTGCCTTCGTGTCAACCCACGCTCTAGTGTGGGGGTGGGCATGACCTAGAATGTAAGATGTGATGATAGCCAACATTTATGGAGGCAGAGAAGGCCCAAGTCACCACTTTTAGCATTCTAATATAAGATTTCAATAAGATTTCAAGGCGGACTCGTGGGCgtctagaaatgtatttttatatgggATAGCGCACTACACATAACAGCATTGTAAATCTGTCCACGAAATGTGACAAGGCGGATGAGGGATTATATGGGAGGacttcagcccaagggagcagaTAACAGGGGACAGCAGGATTTTCTCACTTACTTTTCTCATCTTGTAGTCAGCATCAGCTCTGGTTTCACCAGCGGTTTTGCGCCTCgctctttctctgtctgtttcTCGATCTCTGAAACTCCACTTTTTTTTCTGTCTCTCGTGACTCAGGAACTCAGGAACTCAGGAATAAAACATCTGAACTCTGAGCTCAACACTGAACACTGGAACTCTCAGCTTCTCCCACGTAGTAACTCACACACTTTCGCCCCCTAGAGGACATTACAGTAACATCTCTTTTGCTGACCCAACAATGCAGTCTTTAGGAAATAAAAATTAGTTTGTTTTTAGTGCATAAAGCCATAGATGTCATGTGTGTAAGTTACTCGGGGTCACTGCTGGGATTTTACCTGGACAGTCAGGTTTCGGGATATAATGTCCAGTTTTATGTAATCTTAAAATAACATAACCGGTGTAAATGAACAAATGTAGATAGATCAAGTGAGGGGGTTTCAGGCACCTCTTGCAGCCAATCCCAAACTTCCTTGCCAGGGTCCCTGGTGATAACCACGGATGCGTTAGACTCCACGTCTCCTtattcagttgcgccaataccagttAGTAACTCCACCCTACACGCAGTCCTGACAGTGGCACTGGATCAACATAAAAGTGGGACAATGAATATCTCTTACAGTGAAATAGAAGCAGTATTGGCATCAGATGTACAAATATGTTGTTTTCTTTGCACAAAACGGGACAGACACCCTGTTGTACTGTTAGGTAAAGTATTCAGATGGCTCTCAGTCATGTCACCATGCCAGCACGCAATACCCACAACTACAGCCACAGTAATGGGGGCTTTCCACTGAGATATCCGCCACCACTGGTTGTTCCATGACAGTCACTGGGTGCCTCATTCCGCTACTCCGTCATCATCATTACAACTGCACAGTGTCATGTACATCTGTGGAAATTAATGCATTCTCCTTGTCTTCTTTACCCACCAGCGGCTCGGGACGTCTTCCTGTGCAGCCACGTTGCCAGTTACTATGTATTCCTAGCTACAATCCTCAACCCTGATGGCTTTATGGGCTACTGTGCCACCAACTATGCCTCATTCCAAGCTGTAAGTTCTAACCAACTAGTGAATAGGCCACTTATTTATACTTCAGAGCTtaatctgtcccccccccccccccacagggtGCTCAATTCCCCTGTCCCAACGGCAGCTGCTCACTAATGGGCTATTATACAGAGGCCGGAAATGCAGGAACCTGTCGGACGTATTATTTGAACACTGGACCTCGGTCTGACTATGAACGTAGGTTTCATTTGGATATCCTTATTTTGAAAGACAaatattgtaaaaaacaaaatgaattcAGCTATAGAagattaatgttatatatatgtgttgGTAAGGAATAGATGATGTAATTAAAGAAtgcaattaaattattttatgctgATATAGTGAAATCTCACAGTATGGTGAGATAAAGCCAAATCCTCCCACATCAACGAAACGTTGAGCGAATGCATTGCATGTACAAGAAAATGGGTTTAGACATtgtgggcccgattcatcttcTAACGTAAGTCCCTCTGTGTGCTGTACCTTGCGTGAACTAGCTCTGCGCATACTCAGAAGTGGACCTAACGTCAATGTATAATTTATGTCTGACCGCAAATGACACGACTATCTACGACTTAAAGGGTGAAACGGGGTTGGAAACGGGCGGACGAACGTAGACgaggtacagtaagggtgtgccaagggcgTGGCGATGTAGATGTGGctaattcaagtcctgggtttcagCAGTatgacttgcaccagctacaggtcaggtctaagtgccgactgatagtgatgactgacccGGTGCTGGTAGATATCACAGAACATGTGCGAGGAAGGTAGCTATAAacacgcattgtatgtacagtactcatTAAACATCTTGGTTTatgcaatgttaaaaaaaataacatttttagcaGTAGGTCTATTATCAGTTCATTTAGTTTATAAAAAATTTTTAACACGCGTTGTGATGTGTCTTCTATTGCACATACACATGTGTGTATCCTGACCTGTGCTCTGTCTACATACGGTAAGTAACGTGTAGCCAGAGGGCACTTACATCCAGATTCACATGGAAACGTTTCTTGTATTTGAATAACGTCGGAACTAATCTCAAGTTCTGAgcttgttttttaaatgcaagttatgTGCAAAGATGAATCCGACCCTGAGGCTCAAAATATCTTCTGTTGTTAAGGGTCAGAGGAGGTTGATTCTGCTGATCAGACTACTAGGGGGGGGATGGGCAATAAATCACCTCCCGCCCTGCACAAGTGGAAGATCAGCATGGAAGTGTTATTATTTGTGGACTACAAACCATTGTATATTCTTTATATGATTGTATGTATTCATGTAATACAGGTGTTTGTTTTTCACACCAGACTCTGTCTTCTTTGATGAGCAATTATTATAAAATGAATTCAAATGATCTCATTGGTTAATTTAATGGGTATTAATGTGGTGTGTACATACTATTTGTTGTTTATACAGTACTTAGGTGGACTGATACTTGGTACTGACATCTATTATCATGTTATCTTCTTCTCTATAACTGAAACTGTAGAATCTTCATTTTCTTGATGTGTTACTGTAACTCTGTTATTCCTTCTCACGTCCTACAGGCTGGAGATACAATGTTACTATCGAAACCACTGGAGATGTGAAACACCACGGATCTCTTGCAATCACTTTGTGTGATCGTGCGAAATGTTCTGATAAAACCACAATATACAGGTACATATAGTGGATGCTTTACTAACAACTATCCATTGCTAGGCTTGGATGTTAGTACTTAGCAATGTCCTTTGAATACATAGTGCAACTTCCCAGATCTGTATCCTGGGTGTAATTCTTAGtctctctattttctctaaatGAACCACTGGCACCTTTCTTTTCCATTTAACTGTGTtttcagcattttattttattctttttaactgAAAATCATCTCTACATATTCTGTGCATCTGTCTGCTGAGCTTAAATCTCATTGTCTATTGTTTTCTTTATGTATGGaggactgcacagtaccacttctcctgttctgcgTGCCTGCTAGAATTCTTTATATCGGTTTTGACACTGTATTTATGGCAGCTCTGCGTTATCACTTCTGCGCTGTGGATGTTCAGACAATAAGACGCAAACATTTGTGTTTTACAATGATTGAATGTcccatgattaaatgcatgatgtCCTTTCTACATTCATCCTAGTTATAACGCCTCCATCTCTGATTCCTCCATCTGTTATATAAAGTGTCAGAACTATCGCCAGCGCAGGGGGTGTGGCTGATACGTGACCAGAGGACTCATTGCTCTTACGCTGATCCTGTGCTTGAAGCACAGGAAACCCCAAACAGCTCCAGCTTATCCCTTACACTGCTGATATTAAAGTTATTACAATGCTGTAAATGCCTCTTTCATATGTATTACAAGATATCCAGTAAAATCTATCGCACGTATCAGAGAACATGGTATTACATAGCAGTATACACCAGTAGAGCGCTCACCCTTTATAAAGTCAGCTGGTGATATAATATAGGTGGAATTAGCAAGGAGGGTGAAATATAATGGAaattaatgcattttatgtatgggTGGGATATATCTAATGAGCGGTATCATGAAGAGGGGGCAGTATAGTAAAagataaataagaaataatagcAGATTTTCAGTAGGTAACGATTATTATGAGTAAGAGGAGGAAGATTTCTGAAGATTATATAAGGATATGGAGTTTATAGGTGGAAGGTGCTATTGGTTGGAGACCGACCTCAACATGCCTGACATAGGGTCTGATGCAGAGAGGAATGCAACTTGGGTGTAATTTACGGCTCTAAAGTGTGCACACAAAAATAACGTATTTTACACGTTTATGCTGATTGGCACCAATTTACTCGGTGTCGGGCAGCTGCTGCTGCAGTGGCAAATAGACACAGCATAGATTAACCATTGTACGAGCACCGATTAGTCCACATCTGGAAAATGGGGCACAGTTTTGGATCACTTTATATAAGAATAATATAGGGCAGCTAAGGGTGGTCCATAGAGAATCAGAGAAAGACCTAAGTTTTCGGAAGAGGTTTTCACAGTAAGAGTAGTAAGAAAGTAAAATTCTATTTAGGGCCGGCAGTGATGTAACACTGAATTTAGCAGCTCTTTGGAGCTTTGTTTTGTCTCCACATCATTAATTTGACTGAACTTGTCGAACACTTTTCAGTCTTCCTATGTACTATAAGTCTTCCAGTAGATTAGATACATCTGTATTATGTCATTTTACACTAAATAATGAAATCCACTTTTCCTTCCTTTACTTCCACAGTGGACACATTGTTGCAGGCTCTGTGTACTCAGCGCTCATTGATGTACCGATCGCTAGACCTGACAATGGTGTTACATTTATCTGGCGCAAAAcgtttctttctttctctactCGAACCCTGGGAGCCGCCTCTGTGACTCTGCAACGTGGAAATGACGGAACAGTGTACGTATTCTCTGTAAGGTGCAGCAAGTTGGGTTCTCACATGCGGTTCAGAGGGATCGGGGTGCAGTGAGGAAATAAGAGACCTTGAAACTCAGTCTGTCGGGTGACCAGAGTAAATCCTCATAGCTCACAGCTGTATAATGAAGATCGGGCTTCTCTGCATGTCCCATGTACCTGTCCGTTGTCATATCTGAATTTCTACATGTATCTATTTACTGTGTATTTCTATAATGACTGCATAAGGATTCCTGCCCTATATTATGGACTGGAGCTTCTGTAGGTCATTATTTTATCTGTCAACCAAAGTCTAGAAAATGTGAAAGATTATTGCTGCAGTGAGAAGCAGAACATCGATGTAGCAGAGAAATATCATAAGCACCAGCAATACAATACTTGGCCAGGTGGGGGCAGGATTTACAGCTGTAGGGGTGTGtcacaaccaatcacattcctGTCATGACTATTATCACAATTCTCACTGTAAGATGCATCTACACCCAGTCAGCTTCATTTACTGggcaatatattatattatagactTTGCTGGTTCAGGAATTCATAATGTACCTCAAAAGGTAACATGGAAATAGATTTCCATAGTACtgaagtaatagatcaagggtggggggtgtagatgtagcttataTAGATTTAGTCAGGCTTTTGGCACTGTCCCACATTACAGACTGTTCAATAAACTTGagagcttgggattggattctaagatggttgaatggataagatcttggttgcaggatagaaaacagagagttatagtaaatggagggaaaggttaccagtggatcTGTactggaccagtgctttttaatatctttattggacaATGTCAAAGCCAAGTCTTGTCCAATCAGGTTCTGTATGATAACCCTGAATAGCACTTCAGAGCACAGATCTTAGTGTGTGTTCTGAccaagcagtggcgcacgcaggggggtttctggttctccagaaacccctcccctccgtgaaccaacgtactgtacagcagccgcggcgctgtcaaagaagcgtccgtggcagtgctgtattgaagtataatacagcactgccgcagatgctgcttgacagcgccgtggctgctgtagaattcagactcgccgaaatgaggctgctgcgcatgcgcagcagctccgtcttgcaatattttattttttttccggggggccggaaacccccccttctaaatcctgtgtTCGCCACTGCCAAGGTAACTCTGTGGTTCTACTTGTTGTGAGAGGAGGGGGTTCAGGGTTAGTACATAATTAATGATGTATTGGTAATAATAAGGtgcatgcagggccatcttttcaaGAGCTTTGCCTGATCAGTATATTAGTGTTCTTCTCACAAGTATCAGTATTTaaactctaatatatatatttctgttgcAGGTACAAGTTCTGTGGTAATGAGACCACGAGAGACGGCATTTCTCAGACGCTTCCCCCTTGTCCATAACTGACTCACATGTCAACGTGTTCAgtgtaaaacaaataaagtgataATGTGATAACTTGTCTCTTTGTTTTCCTGTTTCCCCCCAATCCCTGGAGGATTAATGAGAATGCAGTATTATTAAATGACAGACAGAAGTTTGGGATCTAGACTCTTATATTGTGCATCTATCAGCACTGACACTTCTAGATCGTCCTTCCGGGTTCTGTGATTATCATTTCCAACCAATTTATAGTTATGAATTAAGACTATAGAACAATTCAGTCCATAAACTCCCTCACTatcccccatatatatatatatatatatatatatatatacacacatctaaaaaagaaggggcgcttccatggtgtgttatccaagttaaaagttttattccaaacaataaaaatacacgTACCAGATGGTAGAAATATTCAGGCATAGATAATATAACAGCTCAAATCTGAGGCGGCTCGAAATCAGAGAGTCTCCAcagtcacctctacgcgtttcatcacttaagacttcatcaggaggcgtGGATTATTACATCACAGCTCACCTATTTCTAGGGAATTGCTAATTGTTTCACAGGTGAGTCATATTTAACCCGTTCGCTATAATGCTCAGTACTTGCACAAATTAACATTCTCTTAAAATATTcttatatacatagtatatatcacctcatacataaaaaaacaatacaatgaataaaaatacttaatataaaataaatagcagGCAACAGAAAAAGGCAGATGTACAAACAACAGAGATGGAAAACACATTAAATTTCTACCTTTTATAAAAAGGGTGTTATTTCGCATCCTTCATTGAGTCCCCAAGGTACAAACGTATTAAGCGTATAAATCCAAAAGGTTTCCCTTTGGGATAATTTTAACAATAAATCTTATCTTTATCGATGACAGAT
The nucleotide sequence above comes from Mixophyes fleayi isolate aMixFle1 chromosome 6, aMixFle1.hap1, whole genome shotgun sequence. Encoded proteins:
- the LOC142160710 gene encoding pancreatic lipase-related protein 2-like isoform X1, encoding MIAVFSMLISIVAAVQAKTICLPMGCFSNDNPYSSRYRPLTLFPQSPESINTQFFLFTKNNTDQYQVISAKNLTTLRKSNFDGSKKTVYVVHGYTETGNDTWLVNVCQSILQKEDVNCICVDWSGGSSAIYNQAVNNVQVVGAEISCFINVTLDHFNASLSKIHLIGHSLGAHVVGEAGKRRPRIARIIGLDAAGPYFEGTPAEVSLDPTDANFVVGIHTNTAIIGIKQLVGHIDFFLNGGERMPGCSGQQLTDIFKAPTLVTAARDVFLCSHVASYYVFLATILNPDGFMGYCATNYASFQAGAQFPCPNGSCSLMGYYTEAGNAGTCRTYYLNTGPRSDYERWRYNVTIETTGDVKHHGSLAITLCDRAKCSDKTTIYSGHIVAGSVYSALIDVPIARPDNGVTFIWRKTFLSFSTRTLGAASVTLQRGNDGTVYKFCGNETTRDGISQTLPPCP
- the LOC142160710 gene encoding pancreatic lipase-related protein 2-like isoform X2 encodes the protein MKLATEELHKAKTICLPMGCFSNDNPYSSRYRPLTLFPQSPESINTQFFLFTKNNTDQYQVISAKNLTTLRKSNFDGSKKTVYVVHGYTETGNDTWLVNVCQSILQKEDVNCICVDWSGGSSAIYNQAVNNVQVVGAEISCFINVTLDHFNASLSKIHLIGHSLGAHVVGEAGKRRPRIARIIGLDAAGPYFEGTPAEVSLDPTDANFVVGIHTNTAIIGIKQLVGHIDFFLNGGERMPGCSGQQLTDIFKAPTLVTAARDVFLCSHVASYYVFLATILNPDGFMGYCATNYASFQAGAQFPCPNGSCSLMGYYTEAGNAGTCRTYYLNTGPRSDYERWRYNVTIETTGDVKHHGSLAITLCDRAKCSDKTTIYSGHIVAGSVYSALIDVPIARPDNGVTFIWRKTFLSFSTRTLGAASVTLQRGNDGTVYKFCGNETTRDGISQTLPPCP